Proteins encoded in a region of the Streptomyces sp. NBC_01471 genome:
- a CDS encoding DUF6879 family protein, translating into MQKTPTFEDLFRDCRRTAVHLETRDAYMKSDPAFIDWAAGKPLDPVERWAGWHALVTEATSRGVEVRRARIVSTPIGEYIRFEHEVTEALNIAAGEQVRWLTRRAATDIALPGNDFWLFDSRLVLVNHFDGEGENLELELSEAPDLAKLCETAFEAVWQRATPHAEFRPL; encoded by the coding sequence GTGCAGAAGACCCCGACGTTTGAGGATCTGTTCCGCGACTGCCGACGGACCGCCGTCCATCTGGAGACGCGCGACGCCTACATGAAGTCGGACCCAGCCTTCATCGACTGGGCCGCCGGCAAGCCTCTCGACCCCGTGGAACGCTGGGCCGGCTGGCACGCGCTGGTCACGGAGGCGACTTCGCGAGGCGTCGAGGTCCGACGGGCACGGATCGTCTCCACGCCCATCGGCGAGTACATCCGCTTCGAGCACGAGGTGACCGAAGCGCTGAATATCGCTGCCGGTGAGCAGGTGCGCTGGCTGACCCGGCGGGCGGCAACCGACATTGCGCTGCCCGGCAACGACTTCTGGCTGTTTGACTCCCGCCTCGTCCTCGTCAACCACTTCGACGGTGAGGGCGAGAACTTGGAGCTGGAGCTCAGTGAAGCACCGGACTTGGCGAAGCTCTGCGAAACGGCCTTCGAGGCCGTGTGGCAACGCGCAACGCCACACGCCGAGTTCCGGCCGCTCTGA
- a CDS encoding mobilization protein, whose translation MIPKIILGAGGTRGLIKYLFGRGDANEHIDPHLVASWNDFAPDPGRSPRRDQKEVEGQLAAQLDQPVKMLGEKAPETTFWHCPVRAAPEDPILTDAQWGGIARRIVAAAGIASEGDEEACRWVAVRHADDHVHIAATLVRQDGRRPKRDHDIRSVQKEARQVEVDYGLRRLRAGDGTAAKRPSSKEHFKAKRLGQDAPAREVLRRRVRRAVAAASTEAEFVALLEATGVSVRLKLAPSGDALGCNFALPGNVNEVGEPVWFAGSTLAPDLSLPKIRERLATTDREPVTARPGNPWHEATAAAERIPGRLTTDDDSFAQGQLVALGATLDLLPITAPAAVRMELEQAAVAFERASRSRITADLGSTRVLRRSVQAILRDRPHDDDGSGFAMLLDAALIAVAFAAHWHRTRQHAQQEAAAEQALLHLQTAYAQAAGPVLASIAQRAPVLETKHRFAYYLQQEVPEYAERILSDPAWDALTTVLAEAEAAGQNAATVLDHALGQRTLEDADSPARALTWRIRRLGQRHAPSPRAEAARARSTTQRTAAHIHPAPAAQWPQGPRSRRR comes from the coding sequence GTGATACCGAAGATCATCCTTGGCGCAGGTGGCACCCGCGGCCTGATCAAGTACCTCTTTGGGAGGGGGGATGCCAACGAGCACATCGACCCGCACTTGGTGGCCTCGTGGAACGACTTCGCGCCCGACCCCGGTCGCAGCCCGCGCCGCGATCAGAAAGAGGTCGAGGGCCAGCTCGCCGCACAGCTCGACCAGCCGGTGAAGATGCTGGGAGAGAAGGCGCCGGAGACCACCTTCTGGCACTGCCCTGTCCGGGCCGCGCCCGAGGACCCGATTCTGACCGATGCCCAGTGGGGCGGGATCGCCCGGCGGATTGTGGCGGCCGCCGGCATCGCCTCCGAGGGGGACGAGGAAGCATGCCGCTGGGTGGCGGTGCGCCACGCTGACGACCACGTCCACATCGCCGCCACCCTTGTGCGCCAGGACGGACGCCGCCCCAAGCGGGACCACGACATCCGCTCCGTGCAGAAGGAAGCCCGCCAAGTCGAAGTCGACTACGGACTGCGGCGGCTACGGGCGGGCGACGGCACGGCTGCCAAGCGCCCCAGCAGCAAAGAGCACTTCAAGGCCAAGCGCCTGGGCCAGGACGCCCCTGCGCGCGAGGTTCTGCGGAGGCGCGTGCGCCGCGCGGTCGCCGCAGCATCCACTGAGGCGGAGTTCGTTGCCCTGCTGGAGGCGACCGGCGTATCCGTACGTCTCAAGCTCGCTCCCTCCGGCGACGCGCTCGGCTGCAACTTCGCCCTGCCCGGCAACGTAAACGAGGTTGGTGAGCCCGTCTGGTTCGCAGGGTCCACCCTCGCGCCCGACCTTTCTCTGCCAAAGATCCGAGAACGCCTTGCCACCACGGACCGGGAGCCGGTCACGGCCCGGCCGGGCAACCCATGGCATGAGGCCACTGCCGCCGCAGAACGAATCCCCGGACGCCTGACCACCGACGACGACTCTTTCGCCCAGGGGCAGCTGGTCGCGCTCGGCGCGACGCTGGACCTGCTGCCCATCACCGCACCGGCCGCAGTCAGGATGGAACTCGAACAAGCCGCCGTTGCCTTCGAGCGCGCCTCCCGCTCCCGCATCACCGCCGACCTCGGCAGCACCCGTGTCCTACGCCGCAGCGTTCAGGCAATCTTGCGCGACCGGCCCCATGACGATGATGGGTCAGGGTTTGCGATGCTCCTGGATGCAGCGCTCATAGCAGTGGCCTTCGCAGCGCATTGGCACCGCACCCGCCAGCACGCCCAACAGGAGGCGGCTGCCGAGCAGGCTCTCCTCCATCTGCAGACCGCTTACGCGCAGGCTGCCGGGCCGGTCCTGGCCAGCATCGCGCAGCGCGCTCCCGTTCTCGAGACGAAGCACCGTTTCGCCTACTACCTCCAGCAGGAGGTACCGGAGTACGCCGAGCGCATCCTCAGCGATCCGGCCTGGGATGCGCTGACCACAGTGCTTGCCGAGGCAGAGGCCGCAGGGCAGAACGCGGCCACCGTCCTCGACCATGCGCTCGGCCAGCGCACGCTGGAAGACGCCGACAGCCCAGCCCGCGCACTGACGTGGCGCATCCGCCGCCTCGGTCAGCGGCACGCCCCCAGCCCTCGGGCCGAAGCAGCCAGGGCTCGTAGCACCACACAGCGCACTGCGGCTCACATCCACCCCGCACCGGCGGCCCAGTGGCCACAGGGACCACGATCACGTCGGCGCTGA
- a CDS encoding plasmid mobilization relaxosome protein MobC has translation MPRRRLRDDKLRERRVHPRYNDCEYALVKRAAELSRMPVGGYVAETSLAGARSDDPTAAVADYRAMVKALMAANGQLGKIGSNLNQLTWHLNRDGSWPDQEVVKRLLGQVEASVAEVDAAVAQVTRGR, from the coding sequence GTGCCCCGCCGCCGTCTGCGTGACGACAAACTGCGCGAGCGCCGTGTCCATCCGCGCTACAACGACTGCGAGTACGCCCTCGTCAAACGCGCTGCCGAACTGAGTCGCATGCCGGTGGGCGGCTACGTCGCCGAGACGTCACTCGCGGGCGCTCGGTCCGACGATCCCACGGCCGCGGTTGCCGACTACCGAGCCATGGTCAAGGCCCTGATGGCCGCTAACGGGCAGCTTGGCAAGATCGGCAGCAACCTCAACCAGCTCACCTGGCACCTCAACAGGGACGGCTCCTGGCCTGACCAGGAGGTCGTGAAGAGGCTGCTGGGCCAGGTCGAGGCATCGGTCGCCGAAGTGGACGCCGCCGTGGCTCAAGTGACCAGGGGACGATGA
- a CDS encoding DUF2637 domain-containing protein, which yields MSHPTTSAPSAAPVALAAAIRTGVALLAVAAFALSYDALRQMAAASHIHRALTYAFPLVIDGFIAIGIGALLVLRTAPLSARLYVSVLVGIATATSIWANVLHAIRLNQQARHTGLALDDVTVGAISAIAPLALAGAVHFYLLVARRPATDRHNNGHNTDGRHKHAEEGETAPTPNQSGHDVARPVEEHVAKPPHQPAELGGVSPSISVERAVDIGRAAPLGRGDRVSRRNVEQAIRDQGFGMARSRLDEVKNLLQAERDKATPGTG from the coding sequence TTGTCTCACCCCACCACCAGCGCACCGTCCGCTGCACCGGTGGCGCTGGCCGCCGCGATTCGTACGGGCGTAGCGCTGCTGGCCGTGGCAGCCTTCGCGCTCTCCTACGATGCTCTGCGTCAGATGGCCGCAGCCAGCCACATCCACCGCGCGCTCACTTACGCCTTCCCGCTCGTCATCGACGGGTTCATCGCCATCGGGATCGGTGCTCTGCTCGTCCTGCGGACGGCGCCTCTGTCCGCCCGGCTCTACGTCTCGGTGCTGGTCGGCATCGCCACCGCGACAAGCATCTGGGCCAACGTCCTGCATGCCATCCGCCTCAACCAGCAAGCCCGCCACACAGGACTCGCCCTCGATGACGTCACCGTCGGAGCCATCTCCGCTATCGCCCCACTCGCCCTGGCCGGAGCCGTCCACTTCTACCTCCTCGTCGCCCGACGCCCGGCCACCGACCGCCACAACAACGGCCACAACACCGACGGCCGCCACAAACACGCCGAGGAAGGCGAGACGGCACCGACACCCAACCAGAGCGGCCACGACGTGGCGCGACCGGTGGAGGAGCACGTGGCGAAGCCCCCACACCAGCCCGCTGAGCTGGGAGGCGTGTCGCCGAGCATTTCCGTAGAACGGGCCGTCGACATCGGTCGCGCAGCACCCCTCGGACGAGGCGACCGCGTCTCACGCCGCAACGTCGAGCAAGCAATCCGAGACCAAGGATTCGGCATGGCCCGCAGCCGCCTGGACGAGGTCAAGAACCTGCTGCAGGCCGAACGCGACAAGGCCACGCCGGGCACCGGCTGA
- a CDS encoding DUF3631 domain-containing protein, with amino-acid sequence MEHAGAEPYSTPDEPSWPPVAIPGQPSGRPSLPSLEELSAAISDTAPVSEGEQVLTELREQIRRYVVLPSEEAFTAVTLWVAATHLQTAWQHAPRLAVVGPAKRCGKSRLLDVITESVHDPLITVNASAAAVFRSITDTPPTLLVDEADTLFGSAKVAEKNEEMRGLLNAGHQRNRPTLRVSGPNHEVAKFPTFAMAALAGIGDLPDTIMDRSIVIRMRRRRTGEEVQEFRTYRDTPPLHALRDRLVAWLAPLHADAMELTPAMPVHDRAADTWQPLVSVADLAGGPWPELARTACRVMAKHEADHDQDRSSLSIRLLADIRRAFATEGNPPALRTSRLLDILNEDVETPWPEYTKKGLTPRGLQILLKEYDISSAPRRFHGNVQARGYARLHFADSWARYCPEPVPPDTTGA; translated from the coding sequence GTGGAACATGCCGGAGCCGAGCCCTATTCCACACCCGACGAGCCTTCCTGGCCGCCAGTCGCCATCCCCGGACAGCCGTCCGGCCGCCCTTCCCTGCCGTCACTGGAAGAGCTGTCCGCCGCCATCTCCGATACCGCCCCGGTATCCGAAGGCGAGCAGGTACTGACGGAGCTGCGGGAGCAGATACGCCGGTATGTCGTGCTGCCGAGCGAGGAAGCCTTCACGGCAGTAACGCTGTGGGTCGCGGCGACGCACCTGCAGACCGCATGGCAGCACGCTCCACGTCTGGCCGTCGTCGGACCGGCCAAGCGGTGCGGCAAGTCACGGCTGCTGGACGTGATCACCGAGAGCGTCCACGATCCGCTCATCACGGTCAACGCCTCGGCCGCCGCAGTGTTCCGGTCGATCACCGACACCCCGCCCACCCTGCTGGTCGACGAGGCCGACACTCTCTTCGGCTCCGCGAAAGTCGCGGAGAAGAACGAAGAGATGCGCGGCCTGCTCAACGCGGGCCACCAGCGCAACCGCCCTACCCTGCGGGTCTCCGGCCCCAACCACGAGGTGGCGAAGTTCCCCACCTTCGCCATGGCGGCCCTCGCGGGCATCGGAGACCTGCCCGACACGATCATGGACCGGTCGATCGTCATCCGGATGCGCCGTCGCAGGACCGGCGAGGAAGTGCAGGAGTTCCGCACCTACCGTGACACCCCGCCGCTCCATGCCCTGCGCGACCGGCTCGTCGCCTGGTTGGCACCGCTCCACGCCGATGCGATGGAGCTGACACCGGCCATGCCGGTCCATGACCGCGCGGCCGACACCTGGCAGCCGCTGGTATCCGTCGCGGACCTCGCGGGCGGCCCGTGGCCCGAGCTCGCGCGCACCGCCTGCCGGGTCATGGCAAAGCACGAGGCCGATCATGACCAGGACCGCAGCAGCCTGAGCATCCGCCTCCTGGCCGACATCCGCCGCGCCTTCGCCACCGAAGGCAACCCGCCGGCGCTCCGCACCAGCCGTCTCCTCGACATCCTCAACGAGGACGTCGAGACACCGTGGCCGGAGTACACCAAAAAGGGCCTGACCCCTCGGGGCCTTCAGATCCTGCTCAAGGAGTACGACATCAGCTCCGCCCCCCGCCGCTTCCACGGCAACGTCCAGGCCCGCGGCTACGCCCGCCTGCATTTCGCGGACTCGTGGGCGCGCTACTGCCCCGAACCCGTGCCGCCAGACACGACCGGGGCCTGA
- a CDS encoding helix-turn-helix domain-containing protein, with protein sequence MTQRDFDDEEDDFPEWVDRIKANVAAEVRRRRKEMGWSAQDLAEQCEQLGHPIPRNVIANMESGRRASLPLVDVMVLAAALETYPVCLIFPVGYVEQTQELPFQHLVPTWDALRRFTGEEEVPLHDAGLVPDFEAHASLVSTALAALAEEEQARFAARTATSRAQQEEAERKRTTYADQAISAKYNLRYLRRDLREDGATPPDLPPALDDVDPPEAEANATQEERS encoded by the coding sequence ATGACACAACGCGATTTCGATGATGAAGAGGACGACTTCCCGGAGTGGGTGGACAGGATCAAGGCCAACGTGGCCGCCGAAGTCCGCCGGAGAAGGAAAGAGATGGGATGGAGCGCCCAGGACTTGGCGGAGCAATGCGAGCAGCTCGGGCATCCCATTCCGCGCAACGTGATCGCCAACATGGAGTCCGGACGGCGGGCCAGCCTCCCGCTGGTGGACGTCATGGTCCTGGCGGCCGCGCTGGAGACCTACCCGGTCTGCCTGATCTTCCCGGTCGGGTACGTCGAGCAGACCCAGGAACTCCCGTTTCAGCACCTTGTGCCCACCTGGGACGCCCTGCGGCGATTCACCGGCGAAGAGGAAGTACCCCTGCACGACGCGGGCCTGGTGCCCGATTTCGAGGCCCACGCCAGCCTCGTCAGCACGGCCCTGGCGGCACTCGCAGAAGAAGAACAGGCCCGGTTCGCAGCCAGGACGGCAACCAGCCGCGCCCAGCAGGAAGAAGCCGAACGTAAGCGCACCACCTACGCCGACCAGGCCATCTCCGCCAAGTACAACCTCCGCTACCTCCGCCGAGACCTCCGTGAGGACGGAGCCACACCACCCGACCTGCCACCCGCACTCGATGACGTCGACCCACCTGAAGCCGAAGCCAACGCCACCCAGGAGGAACGCTCTTGA
- a CDS encoding RNA polymerase sigma factor SigF, producing MTQTTSAHAATTESAPAESVSADSALAALTATAPAPPEVGDLPWIEDAGKVAPKDARALSKIFFDQLQVLEEGTHEYQYARNTLIEMNLSLVRFAASRFRHRGSGEMEDINQVGTIGLIKAIDRFDLSREVEFTTFAVPYIVGEIKRFFRDTSWAVHVPRRLQELRVEIAKGKEHLAVLLDRDPTVAELAEHLQLTEDEIVEGIVASNGYTAGSLDMPNESNGDGQATKSGRTFADVLGEADPAMETVEDLHALAPLLSKLDSRERRIVEMRFGQELTQSQIGEQLGISQMHVSRLLSRILKGLRSGMLVEE from the coding sequence ATGACGCAGACAACATCCGCGCATGCCGCCACGACTGAGTCGGCACCTGCTGAGTCGGTATCCGCCGATTCGGCACTGGCGGCGCTCACCGCTACCGCTCCGGCACCGCCCGAGGTGGGAGATCTCCCCTGGATCGAAGATGCGGGGAAGGTCGCACCGAAGGACGCGCGAGCGCTTTCTAAAATCTTTTTCGACCAGCTCCAGGTCCTCGAAGAGGGCACGCACGAATATCAGTACGCCCGCAATACCCTTATCGAAATGAACCTTTCGCTGGTGAGGTTCGCTGCGAGCCGCTTCCGTCACCGCGGCAGCGGCGAGATGGAAGACATCAACCAGGTCGGCACCATCGGTCTCATCAAGGCCATCGACCGGTTCGACCTGTCTCGCGAGGTTGAATTCACCACATTTGCCGTTCCTTACATCGTCGGCGAGATCAAGCGCTTCTTCCGCGACACCAGCTGGGCCGTCCATGTCCCGCGCAGGCTCCAGGAGTTGCGGGTCGAGATCGCCAAGGGGAAGGAACACCTGGCGGTCCTGCTCGACCGCGACCCGACCGTCGCCGAACTCGCCGAGCACCTCCAGCTCACCGAGGACGAAATCGTCGAGGGCATCGTCGCGAGCAACGGCTACACCGCCGGCTCCCTGGACATGCCCAACGAGTCGAACGGCGACGGCCAGGCCACCAAGAGCGGCCGCACCTTCGCCGACGTCCTGGGCGAGGCCGACCCCGCGATGGAGACGGTCGAGGACCTGCACGCCCTGGCACCGCTGCTGAGCAAGCTGGACAGCCGCGAACGCCGCATCGTGGAGATGCGCTTCGGCCAGGAGCTGACCCAGTCCCAGATCGGCGAGCAGCTGGGCATCTCCCAGATGCATGTCTCCCGCCTCCTGTCGCGCATCCTGAAGGGCCTGCGCAGCGGAATGCTGGTCGAGGAGTAA
- a CDS encoding ATP-binding protein: MSHMLQEFDERRVGAESDVHSDGEPGADLGRESRVDGRQFADWTCCPRLAAEAREAVSRFLAELHPAPPAHTSQNLVLLVSELVTNALRHAGGVTAMRLSADRRSLEVAVADSSPAHPQDRTPDLTGSTGGFGWPMVQRLARTVAVRNEAGGGKVVCATLAR; encoded by the coding sequence GTGAGTCACATGCTTCAGGAGTTTGATGAGCGGCGCGTCGGCGCCGAGTCCGACGTGCACTCCGATGGTGAGCCGGGTGCTGACCTCGGCCGCGAGTCCCGCGTCGACGGCCGCCAGTTCGCCGACTGGACCTGTTGTCCACGTCTCGCCGCCGAGGCCCGGGAGGCTGTCTCCAGGTTTCTCGCCGAGCTGCATCCGGCCCCGCCCGCGCACACGTCGCAGAACCTGGTTCTCCTGGTCTCCGAACTCGTCACCAATGCTCTGCGTCATGCCGGAGGCGTGACCGCCATGCGGCTCAGCGCCGACCGGCGCAGTCTTGAGGTTGCCGTCGCGGATTCCAGTCCGGCGCATCCGCAGGACCGTACTCCCGACCTGACCGGGAGTACCGGTGGATTCGGCTGGCCGATGGTGCAGCGGCTCGCCCGTACGGTCGCCGTACGCAACGAGGCCGGCGGCGGGAAGGTCGTCTGCGCGACCCTGGCGCGGTGA
- a CDS encoding class I adenylate-forming enzyme family protein: protein MPQTEPPAEPPPASPGPAAVDPAAVEAALRAPGAPFAVVAAEDGSPVYASGPRTLREFVEAVWAFGEQPFLVAESGTYTYGEFFAAASALARRFVDVYGLVPGDRAVVAMRNHPEWQIAFWAAQLAGLVAVPLNAWWTEDEFTYALDDCRPRVLLVDGERLGRVLPWAGRQGGPDGDERPWTVAFHHDGSAGFHHDGSADPSGAGIAYERFERYDELPAADPALGPPDVEIRPEDDATIIYTSGTTGRPKGAVATHLAQVGAMMNPLYHDAASALARGVVPGQGPAPVALMTFPFFHVAAFTSVYSAMSAGGTLVLMRKWDADKALAAIRTHGVTHYAGVPATALQLLDAAERGGDGLESLAMLSTGGAAAPPELVRTVVTRHSGRIEPRNGYGLTETSGGVLANFGAEYRAHPESVGRPTPATEVRIADRSGRALADGDVGELWLRGQALVRGYWNAPEATAAAFQDGWFRTGDLATVHEGRVSVVDRIKDMVVRGGENVYCVEVEAALYAHPDVLDAAVLGVAHPVLGEEVAAVVQLRDSSEATPDALRAHVGKSLAAFKVPAHVFVRAEPLPRNATGKVLKRELRGPVQEQVSRDR, encoded by the coding sequence GTGCCGCAGACCGAGCCCCCCGCCGAGCCACCCCCCGCTTCCCCCGGCCCCGCCGCTGTCGACCCCGCCGCCGTCGAGGCCGCACTGCGTGCTCCCGGCGCCCCCTTCGCCGTGGTCGCTGCGGAGGACGGTTCTCCGGTGTACGCGAGCGGGCCGCGCACCCTGCGGGAGTTCGTCGAAGCCGTCTGGGCCTTCGGGGAGCAGCCGTTCCTCGTCGCCGAGAGCGGCACGTACACCTATGGCGAGTTCTTCGCCGCGGCCTCGGCGCTCGCCCGGCGGTTCGTCGACGTGTACGGGCTTGTGCCGGGCGACCGCGCGGTGGTCGCGATGCGGAACCACCCCGAGTGGCAGATCGCCTTCTGGGCCGCTCAGTTGGCCGGGCTCGTCGCCGTACCGCTCAATGCCTGGTGGACCGAGGACGAGTTCACGTATGCCCTGGACGACTGCCGGCCCCGCGTGCTCCTGGTCGACGGTGAGCGGCTGGGGCGGGTCCTGCCGTGGGCCGGGCGGCAGGGCGGGCCGGACGGCGACGAGCGGCCCTGGACCGTCGCCTTTCATCACGACGGCTCCGCCGGCTTTCACCACGACGGCTCCGCCGACCCGTCCGGTGCCGGGATCGCGTACGAGCGTTTCGAGCGCTACGACGAGCTGCCCGCCGCCGATCCCGCACTCGGACCGCCCGACGTGGAGATCCGTCCCGAGGACGACGCCACGATCATCTACACCTCGGGCACCACGGGCCGTCCCAAGGGCGCGGTGGCCACGCACCTCGCGCAGGTCGGCGCCATGATGAACCCCCTCTACCACGATGCCGCCTCCGCCCTGGCGCGTGGCGTGGTCCCCGGCCAGGGGCCCGCGCCCGTGGCGCTGATGACCTTCCCCTTCTTCCATGTGGCCGCCTTCACCAGCGTCTATTCGGCGATGTCCGCGGGCGGCACCCTCGTCCTGATGCGGAAGTGGGACGCGGACAAGGCGCTGGCCGCCATCCGTACGCACGGCGTCACGCACTACGCGGGCGTGCCCGCCACCGCTCTGCAGCTGCTCGACGCGGCGGAGCGCGGCGGCGACGGCCTGGAGAGTCTGGCCATGCTCAGCACCGGGGGCGCGGCCGCCCCGCCCGAGCTCGTCCGCACGGTCGTGACCCGGCACAGCGGGCGGATCGAGCCCCGGAACGGATACGGGCTGACCGAGACGAGCGGCGGCGTACTGGCGAACTTCGGCGCGGAGTACCGCGCCCACCCCGAGAGCGTCGGCCGCCCGACGCCCGCCACCGAGGTGCGGATCGCGGACCGGTCCGGCCGGGCGCTGGCCGACGGGGACGTCGGTGAGCTGTGGCTGCGCGGGCAGGCGCTCGTCCGCGGGTACTGGAACGCCCCCGAGGCCACCGCGGCCGCCTTCCAGGACGGCTGGTTCAGGACCGGGGATCTGGCGACCGTCCACGAGGGGCGGGTCAGCGTGGTGGACCGGATCAAGGACATGGTCGTCCGGGGCGGCGAGAACGTGTACTGCGTCGAGGTGGAGGCCGCTCTGTACGCGCATCCCGATGTACTCGACGCGGCTGTGCTCGGGGTCGCGCACCCGGTCCTCGGCGAGGAGGTCGCCGCCGTGGTGCAGCTGCGGGACAGCAGCGAGGCCACGCCTGACGCGCTCCGGGCGCACGTCGGCAAGTCGCTGGCCGCCTTCAAGGTCCCCGCTCACGTCTTCGTACGGGCGGAGCCGCTGCCCCGCAACGCGACGGGCAAGGTGCTCAAGCGCGAGCTGCGCGGGCCGGTCCAGGAGCAGGTGTCGCGGGACAGGTGA
- a CDS encoding M6 family metalloprotease domain-containing protein — protein sequence MHQTRPRSSGSPSGRSRAPRSRIRSPRRPLAVVTLAALALAALTSGSTTLIQKTPPGGPASTTGRLSVRADHAGSAVSLGPCRIGGALGVQMSEGLPTAPGYTRSTGSIHALTLMIDFPDAQGSEPAMKRYGEFFPQTSTWYRTSSYGRLAYHPEAPVRRWLRMPSPFSSYGIQRGSPYQPGYRRLAQDIVKAADRQVDFRKYDLINVLATPNAGPSALNTVLSVTFSGNDEAPVADGVKLSNMSFIYSRQDDGSGSYSHTGYRVLPHENGHTFGLPDLYTSSGGGSVGHWDIMSEDWGANNDMLGWHKWKLGWLDDNQVSCASTPGTHEATLSPLATRGGPKLAVIPMSESAAYVVEVRTRAGNDDAVCRPGVLVYRVDGDVDTGQGPISVRDSTPDSGGCTLHANVQAELSDAPYAVGQTFTDAAHGIIINITGKDKSGDYRVRITRS from the coding sequence ATGCATCAGACCCGCCCCAGGTCGAGCGGCAGCCCCTCCGGCCGTTCACGGGCCCCCCGCTCCCGGATACGTTCCCCCCGCCGCCCGCTGGCCGTCGTCACCCTGGCCGCGCTCGCACTGGCCGCGCTGACGTCGGGCAGCACCACCCTGATACAGAAGACCCCGCCGGGCGGTCCTGCTTCCACCACCGGCCGGCTCTCCGTACGCGCCGACCACGCCGGGTCCGCCGTATCGCTCGGCCCGTGCCGGATCGGCGGCGCACTGGGCGTCCAGATGTCCGAGGGGCTGCCGACCGCCCCGGGCTACACCCGCTCGACCGGCTCGATCCACGCCCTCACCCTCATGATCGACTTCCCGGACGCGCAGGGGTCCGAGCCCGCGATGAAGCGGTACGGCGAGTTCTTCCCGCAGACCTCCACCTGGTACCGCACCAGCTCCTACGGCCGGCTCGCCTACCACCCCGAGGCCCCCGTCAGGCGCTGGCTGCGGATGCCGTCACCGTTCAGCTCGTACGGAATACAGCGGGGCTCCCCCTACCAGCCGGGCTACCGGCGGCTCGCCCAGGACATCGTGAAGGCCGCCGACCGCCAGGTGGATTTCCGCAAGTACGACCTGATCAATGTGCTGGCCACCCCGAACGCCGGCCCCTCGGCCCTGAACACCGTGCTCTCGGTGACGTTCTCCGGCAATGACGAGGCGCCCGTCGCGGACGGCGTGAAGCTCTCCAACATGTCGTTCATCTACAGCCGCCAGGACGACGGGTCAGGTTCGTACAGCCACACCGGCTACCGCGTCCTGCCGCACGAGAACGGCCACACCTTCGGCCTCCCCGACCTCTACACCTCCAGCGGCGGCGGCTCGGTCGGGCACTGGGACATCATGTCCGAGGACTGGGGGGCCAACAACGACATGCTGGGCTGGCACAAGTGGAAGCTCGGCTGGCTGGACGACAACCAGGTCAGCTGCGCGTCGACTCCCGGCACCCACGAGGCGACGCTCTCCCCGCTGGCCACCCGCGGCGGCCCCAAACTGGCGGTCATCCCGATGTCCGAGTCCGCCGCCTACGTGGTCGAGGTCAGGACCCGGGCGGGCAACGACGACGCGGTGTGCCGCCCCGGTGTGCTCGTCTACCGCGTCGACGGCGACGTCGACACCGGCCAGGGCCCGATCTCCGTCAGGGACAGCACCCCGGACAGCGGCGGCTGCACCCTGCACGCCAATGTGCAGGCCGAACTGTCCGACGCCCCGTACGCGGTGGGCCAGACCTTCACCGACGCGGCCCACGGGATCATCATCAACATCACCGGCAAGGACAAGTCCGGCGACTACCGGGTGCGCATCACCCGCTCCTGA
- a CDS encoding TetR/AcrR family transcriptional regulator, whose protein sequence is METATAVRPRTRADALRNRERIVSAAREIFVEYGPDVPLDEIARRAGVGNATLYRHFPDRVELFRHVVLSVMARVADQVEAAIAEEPDSFAALRRFVHAAADEKIGALCPMLSDGFDRADPEIMAARDRLEESVEDLMGRAREEGQLRSDVAVGDLFVALSQLTRPLPGTGCLGLDRFVHRHLQLFLDGLHASARTVLPGSPATLEDLRRPS, encoded by the coding sequence GTGGAAACCGCCACCGCCGTCCGGCCGCGCACCAGGGCCGACGCCCTGCGCAACCGGGAGCGGATCGTATCGGCCGCGCGTGAGATCTTCGTGGAGTACGGGCCGGATGTGCCGCTCGACGAGATCGCCCGCCGGGCCGGCGTCGGCAACGCCACGCTCTACCGCCACTTCCCCGACCGGGTCGAACTCTTCCGGCATGTGGTTCTCTCCGTCATGGCCCGCGTCGCGGACCAGGTGGAGGCGGCCATCGCCGAAGAGCCCGACAGTTTCGCCGCTCTCCGACGTTTTGTGCACGCAGCGGCCGACGAGAAGATCGGTGCGCTGTGCCCGATGCTCTCCGACGGCTTCGACCGCGCGGACCCGGAGATCATGGCGGCGCGCGACCGGCTCGAGGAGTCCGTGGAGGACCTCATGGGCCGTGCACGCGAGGAAGGCCAACTGCGCTCCGACGTCGCCGTCGGGGATCTCTTCGTCGCCCTCTCCCAGCTCACCCGCCCACTGCCCGGCACGGGCTGCCTGGGTCTCGACCGTTTCGTCCACCGTCATCTACAGCTGTTCCTCGACGGGCTTCACGCCTCGGCGCGGACGGTACTTCCTGGGTCACCGGCGACTCTTGAAGACCTGCGCCGGCCGTCGTGA